The bacterium DNA segment GATCCTTGGCGTTTCCCAGACCGATGCGGGCCGGGCCGCGGCGAAAAACACGCGCCGGCTGTTTTCCCGAATGCGTTGATCAGTCCGGCTCGTCCTCGATCACGCGCGCGATCGCCGTCATCAGCTCGTCGGACGTAAACGGCTTCTGGATATAGCTGCGCTCGATATCGTCGAGGCTTTCGCGTTCGAAAGCGTCTTCCGCGTATCCGGACATGAACAGGACCTTCAGGTGCGGCAGCGCCTCGCGCACGATGCGCGCCAGCTCCGGCCCGCTCATGTTCGGCATGACGACATCGGTCAAAAGCAGCGTGACATCGTGGCCGCGCGTCTGGAGCAATTCGATCGCGCTCGTGCCGTCGCCGGCCTCCAGCACCTGGAAGCCGCTTCGTTCCAGCACGCGGCGGATGAGGCGTCGAAGCGCGATTTCGTCCTCCACCACCATGACGGTGACGCCCTCGCCCTTCGTGCGCACCAAGGGCGCACGCGGCGCCGGGCCGGTGGCGGTTTCGAGCACGGTTTCCGAGCGCGGCAGATAGATTTCGATCGTGGCGCCCTTGCCGGGCACGCTATCGGCGAAGATGAAACCGTCGTGTTGCTTGACGATGCCAAAGGCCATGGCCATGCCAAGGCCGGTCCCCTTGCCTCGTTCCTTGGTCGTGAAAAACGGCTCGAAGACACGGCGGCGCGTCGCCTCGTCCATTCCCGTGCCCGAATCGGCGACGAGCAGCCGGACGTAACGCCCGGCGGGCATCTTCGCACCGTCGCGTACAACGGATTCGTCGAGATTGTCGAGGGATACGCGCAGCTCGAGCACGCCCCCGTTCGGCATGGCGTCGCGGGAGTTGACCGCGAGATTGACGAGCACCTGTTCGATTTGCCCCACGTCCGCGAGCACCGGCGCGGGCTCCGGCGACAGGCGCGCTCGCAGCTCGATATTCTCGCCGATCACCCGGCGCAGCAGATTTTTCACTTCGGTCACCACGTCACGCAGATCCACGACGCGGCGCTTGATGACCTGGCGGCGTGAAAACGCCAGCAGGCGGCTTGTCAGGTTGCCGGCGCGCGCGGCCGCGGAGCGGATCTCCTGCACCGCCTCGAACAGCGGGTTTTCGGCGTCGATCTTCTGCGCGAGCATGTCGCCGTAGCCGGAAATGATCGACAAAAGGTTGTTGAAGTCATGCGCGACGCCTCCCGCCAGGCTCCCGAGCGCTTCCATCTTGTGCGCCTGCTGGAGCTGCTCCTGCAACAGCAGCCGCTCCTTCTCGGCGCGCTCCTGCTCGCTGGCGTCGCGCGCGACGATCAGAAGCACCGTGTCGCCGCCGAGTTCGATGCTGTTCAGGCGAACGTCCACGGGGAACTCGCTGCCGTCCTTGCGGCGCCGCCGCCCGGTGTAGCTTGCCGTGCGCCCGGCCTCGATGTCCTCCATGATCCCGACAAGCGTCTCGTCCGAATACCCGGTCCCGGCGATGGCCGAGAGCGTCATGCCGATCATCTCGTCGCGCGTGTAGCCAAGCGTGCGGCAGGTCTCCGGATTGACGTCGACAAAACGCCCGTCCGCGCCGACCAGAATGATCGAGTCCGCCGCGTTCTCGTAGAGGACGCGGAACCGGTGTTCGCGCTCGAGCAAAGCCTCGCGCGCGGCGTGTTGCTCGCGCAGGTCTTCGACCATGGCGACCTGAAACGGCTCGCCCTGGGGATCGACCATGCGGACAACGGTCACACGCGCCGGCACGCGGGTTCCGTCGCCGCGCAGATACT contains these protein-coding regions:
- a CDS encoding PAS domain S-box protein — encoded protein: MPTERPPRVRIVDPAEQSPIAQYAAIADLFGRESRGLFHTLVVRAPVALTVFDRDMRHVAVSARWCTTFGIAAEDIVGRLHYDVFPEIPEKAREVHRRCLAGASASGENEPYYHDDGRIDFVDWEIHPWRDASGEVGGIVLFVETRTSAREAEQSLADRDARLRALWEQAADPMFIHALGGGLLDANPEACRLLELDKDDLERRANENAGAVFGEGWDKVLGANSSFEAPVMTEGSIRSAGGVDIPVEIRASLVDTRQGPIIVSIARDIRRRMIAEAALRDLSRFPSENPQPVLRVEPTGRVLYANEAAGYLLKNWGVAIGDRLPARERELVRECMATAEPVREVYEAGERTYEILFSASAGGPHVNIYGNDITERRRVERQLERSEARARMIFKHAPIGFTVGNRDGVMLECNEMMAEIFGRPMSEIVGRSFLDFVPAEIREAARDQFTRLVENNERFYCAERQYLRGDGTRVPARVTVVRMVDPQGEPFQVAMVEDLREQHAAREALLEREHRFRVLYENAADSIILVGADGRFVDVNPETCRTLGYTRDEMIGMTLSAIAGTGYSDETLVGIMEDIEAGRTASYTGRRRRKDGSEFPVDVRLNSIELGGDTVLLIVARDASEQERAEKERLLLQEQLQQAHKMEALGSLAGGVAHDFNNLLSIISGYGDMLAQKIDAENPLFEAVQEIRSAAARAGNLTSRLLAFSRRQVIKRRVVDLRDVVTEVKNLLRRVIGENIELRARLSPEPAPVLADVGQIEQVLVNLAVNSRDAMPNGGVLELRVSLDNLDESVVRDGAKMPAGRYVRLLVADSGTGMDEATRRRVFEPFFTTKERGKGTGLGMAMAFGIVKQHDGFIFADSVPGKGATIEIYLPRSETVLETATGPAPRAPLVRTKGEGVTVMVVEDEIALRRLIRRVLERSGFQVLEAGDGTSAIELLQTRGHDVTLLLTDVVMPNMSGPELARIVREALPHLKVLFMSGYAEDAFERESLDDIERSYIQKPFTSDELMTAIARVIEDEPD